The following proteins are co-located in the Spirosoma montaniterrae genome:
- a CDS encoding MBL fold metallo-hydrolase: MSLSIASLNSGSNGNCYYIGNEHEAVLIDAGISCRETERRMARLKLSMDMVKAIFISHEHTDHVRGVAILAKKYQLPVFITRQTLQRTGLSPERLQLRPLNAYQPVSIGELSVLAFPKRHDAVDPHSFVISCRGATVGVFTDIGQPCDHLTRHFQQCHAVFLEANYDEQMLEQGRYPFFLKQRIRGGDGHLSNQQALTLFRDYRPASMSHVLLSHLSKDNNCPQLVLEQFAPHQQNTTVVVASRFEETEVYTINPNLPIGLQLREPALLTAV; the protein is encoded by the coding sequence ATGTCTCTTTCTATTGCATCGCTGAATTCGGGCAGTAACGGCAACTGCTATTACATTGGTAATGAGCACGAAGCCGTACTGATTGACGCGGGTATCTCGTGCCGCGAAACGGAACGGCGCATGGCCCGGCTGAAGTTGTCGATGGATATGGTGAAAGCCATTTTCATTTCGCACGAACATACCGACCACGTTCGGGGTGTAGCGATACTGGCAAAAAAATATCAGCTACCCGTTTTTATTACCCGTCAGACGCTGCAACGCACGGGCCTCTCGCCCGAACGGCTTCAACTTCGCCCGCTCAACGCTTATCAACCTGTCAGTATCGGTGAACTGAGCGTGCTGGCGTTTCCGAAGCGGCACGATGCCGTTGATCCACATAGTTTTGTAATTAGCTGCCGGGGAGCTACCGTGGGCGTTTTTACTGACATCGGCCAGCCCTGCGACCACCTGACGCGTCATTTTCAGCAATGCCATGCTGTGTTTCTGGAAGCCAATTATGACGAGCAGATGCTGGAACAGGGCCGCTACCCGTTTTTTCTGAAACAGCGCATTCGCGGGGGCGACGGCCACCTGTCCAATCAGCAGGCACTGACGCTCTTTCGCGACTACAGACCGGCGTCGATGAGCCACGTTTTGCTGTCGCACCTGTCGAAAGACAACAACTGCCCCCAATTGGTACTTGAGCAGTTTGCACCGCATCAACAGAACACGACCGTAGTTGTGGCGTCGCGGTTTGAAGAGACGGAGGTGTATACCATTAATCCCAACCTACCAATCGGGCTTCAGCTTCGGGAGCCAGCCCTGCTTACTGCCGTATGA
- a CDS encoding glycosyltransferase, producing the protein MPVTESAPTVSILIAARNEASTIANCLRAISQLNKPANTFEVLIGNDQSTDLTADIVASFIADRANYQLIPIQEAVAGLRGKANVLAQLAQQARGQYLFFTDADTQVPPTWLTAMLQPGSPHVGIVTGVTLPEGPRLFHNLQTVDWLYNLTLTALLGHVGIPVTAMGNNMAVNRVAYDAVGGYESLPFSITEDYTLFRAIVSNGFAWQTLLDERVLARTKPVDTLRAFLHQRKRWMRGASELPCWLVTLLYAQHLAGPLLLLLGWFMPALAVGMYITRLMVQATVLSFGMSRLRQTRLWPYALLFELYQLLTGPLSVLFYWWPTRVEWKGRRFD; encoded by the coding sequence ATGCCGGTTACTGAGTCAGCACCCACCGTTAGCATCCTGATTGCCGCCCGCAACGAAGCATCCACTATTGCCAACTGCCTGCGGGCCATTTCGCAACTTAATAAGCCAGCCAATACCTTCGAGGTACTGATTGGCAACGACCAATCGACCGACCTGACCGCCGATATTGTAGCCAGTTTCATTGCCGACAGAGCAAATTATCAGCTTATTCCGATTCAGGAAGCCGTTGCGGGTTTGCGCGGCAAAGCCAACGTTCTGGCACAATTAGCCCAACAGGCGCGGGGTCAGTACCTGTTTTTTACCGACGCCGATACGCAGGTGCCACCCACCTGGCTCACGGCCATGCTTCAGCCAGGTAGCCCACACGTGGGAATTGTAACGGGGGTAACACTGCCCGAAGGCCCGCGACTTTTTCACAACCTTCAAACGGTCGACTGGCTCTATAACCTCACGCTCACGGCCCTGCTCGGCCACGTCGGTATTCCAGTAACCGCGATGGGCAACAACATGGCCGTGAACCGGGTGGCTTACGACGCCGTTGGTGGCTACGAGTCGCTACCGTTTTCTATCACGGAAGATTACACCCTGTTCCGGGCAATTGTGAGCAACGGATTTGCCTGGCAAACGCTGCTCGACGAGCGTGTGCTGGCGCGCACAAAGCCAGTCGATACGCTTCGGGCCTTTCTGCATCAACGCAAACGCTGGATGCGTGGGGCGTCCGAACTGCCATGCTGGCTGGTAACGTTGCTGTATGCGCAGCACCTTGCCGGGCCATTGCTGCTGTTGCTGGGCTGGTTTATGCCCGCACTGGCAGTAGGAATGTATATAACCCGGCTGATGGTACAAGCCACGGTTCTGTCGTTCGGGATGAGCCGGTTGCGACAAACCCGGCTGTGGCCCTACGCGCTCCTGTTCGAGTTGTATCAACTGCTGACAGGGCCGCTGTCGGTGCTTTTCTACTGGTGGCCGACACGGGTAGAATGGAAAGGTCGCCGGTTCGACTAA
- a CDS encoding polysaccharide deacetylase family protein produces MRTVYPEFWWKIDRVSGQDAPEPTIYLTFDDGPIPDVTEFVLEQLDKYAAQATFFCIGDNVRKHRNVLYQVLEAGHMVGNHTYNHLNGWKTDDARYLENIQNCQDELRVETALFRPPYGRIKKSQAAEVMEHYSVIMWDVLTGDFNQSQPADFCLRKTIQHTEPGSIVVFHDSLKAWPTMRYVLPRMLAYFSERGYSFRAVPQPVYAGY; encoded by the coding sequence ATGCGCACGGTTTACCCCGAATTCTGGTGGAAAATCGACCGCGTGAGCGGCCAGGACGCACCCGAACCAACGATCTATCTCACGTTCGACGACGGACCGATACCCGACGTAACCGAATTTGTGCTTGAGCAGTTGGATAAATACGCAGCGCAGGCCACGTTTTTCTGCATCGGCGACAATGTACGTAAGCACCGCAACGTGTTATATCAGGTTCTTGAAGCCGGGCACATGGTAGGTAATCATACCTATAATCACCTGAATGGCTGGAAAACGGATGATGCACGCTATCTGGAAAATATACAAAATTGTCAGGATGAACTCCGGGTAGAAACAGCCCTGTTTCGGCCGCCTTACGGGCGTATCAAGAAGTCGCAGGCTGCCGAGGTGATGGAGCATTATTCCGTAATTATGTGGGACGTGCTAACCGGCGACTTCAACCAAAGTCAGCCAGCCGATTTTTGCCTGCGCAAAACCATTCAGCACACAGAACCCGGCTCCATTGTGGTATTCCACGACAGCCTGAAAGCCTGGCCAACAATGCGCTACGTGCTGCCCCGAATGCTGGCCTATTTTTCTGAGCGGGGGTATTCGTTCCGCGCTGTTCCGCAGCCTGTGTATGCCGGTTACTGA
- a CDS encoding glycosyltransferase, whose product MIILLLLATSYAVFTLALWLTWLRMPASEQSALPATGPRLSVVVPVRNEAPNIGLLLNDLSHQTYRNFEVIVADDASTDNTRSVVEQYTQMASYPICLLPLADEQTASPKKRAITQSIAQATGDLILTTDGDCRVGPNWLASYAAQYQHTGAKMLFGPVTFTTERTIFDSLQIVEFSSLIGSGACTLAWGRPTMCNGANLCYVKKVFTAVGGFAGVDHLASGDDEFLMHKIANQYPGGVHFLKSQAAIVQTGPHQSWRAFYQQRKRWASKWRAYGTVWPTLLAMLVFAWNLTPVLAAGGWLLGFLNGKAALVVIGLKVVPEFLFLRQVLVFLQKKTSVVFIPLTQVIYPFYVLFFGLAAQKKGYLWKGRKLS is encoded by the coding sequence ATGATAATCTTACTGCTTCTTGCCACTTCGTATGCCGTTTTCACCCTGGCCCTTTGGTTGACATGGCTGCGAATGCCTGCGTCTGAACAGAGTGCGCTACCCGCCACCGGCCCGCGCCTGAGCGTGGTGGTGCCCGTGCGGAACGAAGCACCCAACATCGGCCTGTTGCTGAACGACCTGAGCCACCAGACATACCGCAATTTTGAGGTCATTGTGGCCGACGATGCTTCTACGGACAACACGCGTTCTGTTGTTGAGCAATATACTCAGATGGCCTCCTACCCTATCTGTCTGCTGCCCCTCGCCGACGAACAAACGGCATCGCCCAAAAAACGCGCCATTACGCAAAGCATCGCCCAGGCCACGGGCGATCTGATCCTGACTACCGATGGCGACTGTCGGGTGGGGCCGAACTGGCTGGCGTCGTATGCGGCTCAGTATCAGCACACAGGCGCAAAAATGCTGTTTGGACCCGTTACCTTTACAACCGAACGAACAATTTTCGACTCCTTGCAGATAGTTGAGTTTTCGAGCCTGATTGGGTCGGGAGCCTGTACGCTGGCGTGGGGTCGGCCAACGATGTGCAACGGGGCGAACCTTTGTTACGTAAAGAAAGTATTTACGGCTGTTGGCGGCTTTGCGGGCGTCGATCATTTAGCCTCGGGCGACGATGAGTTTCTGATGCACAAAATTGCAAACCAGTATCCGGGTGGGGTTCATTTTTTAAAGAGTCAGGCGGCCATTGTACAAACTGGGCCGCACCAGTCGTGGCGGGCGTTTTATCAGCAACGCAAACGCTGGGCCAGCAAGTGGCGGGCGTATGGCACTGTCTGGCCTACACTGCTGGCTATGCTGGTTTTTGCCTGGAACCTGACGCCGGTGCTGGCCGCTGGTGGCTGGTTACTCGGATTTTTAAACGGAAAAGCTGCTTTAGTCGTTATTGGGCTGAAGGTCGTTCCAGAGTTTTTGTTTTTACGACAGGTTCTTGTTTTTTTACAAAAAAAAACGTCAGTGGTCTTCATCCCGCTAACGCAGGTTATTTACCCTTTTTACGTGCTTTTCTTTGGGCTGGCTGCTCAGAAAAAAGGCTATCTGTGGAAAGGGCGGAAACTAAGTTAA
- a CDS encoding lysylphosphatidylglycerol synthase transmembrane domain-containing protein, with protein MSLSPAKKIGFWLKIAVFAGMFAYIGHVLRQQPFNWTLVRQQWQTVPNPGRWAAGLVVLIPVNWGFEALKWQILLQRIEKTSFWDAYRGVLAGVSLGFALPAQLGDTAGRVLSLRSGERGAAIGASLVSGGMQFYVALVFGAVAWAHYLVQVPKRDTPTGRWLLVLLVGLSAAGVLFGLVRQRLVRWLETRSGLRRYANYWNVAGLYDDYEIGLALGAATARYMIFSTQFYLALRLVGVSLPNDVSASGIGLVFLAKTITPAFNLLSDLGVREAASLWVFAPFGVPAPVLITATLTLWTANLLTPVLVGLVWVWQIKLR; from the coding sequence TTGTCGCTCTCTCCAGCAAAAAAAATCGGTTTCTGGCTGAAAATCGCCGTTTTCGCCGGGATGTTCGCCTACATCGGCCACGTGCTGCGGCAACAGCCGTTCAACTGGACACTGGTGCGGCAGCAGTGGCAAACCGTACCCAATCCGGGACGCTGGGCTGCGGGGCTGGTAGTGCTCATCCCCGTCAACTGGGGGTTCGAGGCCCTGAAGTGGCAAATTCTGCTCCAGCGTATTGAAAAGACGTCGTTCTGGGATGCCTATCGGGGCGTTTTGGCAGGCGTATCGCTGGGCTTTGCTCTACCGGCGCAATTGGGCGATACCGCTGGTCGGGTGCTGTCGCTGCGGTCGGGCGAACGGGGGGCGGCCATTGGTGCGTCGCTCGTATCGGGCGGAATGCAGTTTTATGTCGCGCTGGTGTTTGGAGCCGTAGCCTGGGCGCATTACCTCGTGCAGGTCCCCAAACGTGACACGCCCACCGGACGGTGGCTACTGGTGTTATTGGTCGGCCTGTCGGCGGCAGGTGTGCTGTTCGGATTGGTGCGGCAACGGCTGGTACGCTGGCTTGAAACCCGTTCGGGTCTGCGTCGGTATGCCAACTACTGGAATGTAGCTGGTTTATACGATGATTATGAAATTGGACTGGCTCTTGGTGCGGCCACCGCGCGGTACATGATTTTTTCGACGCAGTTTTACCTCGCTCTGCGCTTAGTCGGCGTAAGTTTGCCAAACGATGTCTCGGCGTCGGGGATTGGGCTGGTATTTTTAGCGAAAACGATTACGCCTGCGTTTAACCTGCTCAGCGATCTGGGCGTTCGGGAAGCGGCTTCGCTGTGGGTGTTCGCTCCATTCGGCGTGCCTGCGCCAGTGCTGATTACCGCCACGCTAACACTCTGGACAGCCAATCTGCTTACGCCCGTATTGGTCGGATTGGTTTGGGTGTGGCAAATCAAATTACGATGA
- the ruvC gene encoding crossover junction endodeoxyribonuclease RuvC translates to MLIVPKSVATAPEKIILGVDPGTQVAGYGIISVQGGVMKMIQYGVVQLSKYSTYQLKLQKLYDTILRLIDEHHPDEMAIEDPFFGKNVQAMLKLGRAQGVVMAAALSRNIPIVEYAPRRIKQSVTGNGNASKDQVSHMVGHLLKEDLNPQFFDATDALAIAVCHHFHENALPVAPGKKNRKGAWGAFVSENSGRVM, encoded by the coding sequence ATGCTTATCGTTCCCAAATCAGTTGCTACAGCACCGGAAAAAATTATACTGGGCGTCGATCCTGGTACGCAGGTGGCGGGTTACGGCATCATCTCGGTGCAGGGGGGCGTTATGAAAATGATTCAGTACGGCGTGGTTCAGTTGAGCAAATATAGCACCTACCAACTGAAGCTACAGAAACTGTATGATACCATTCTGCGGCTGATTGACGAGCATCACCCCGACGAGATGGCGATTGAAGACCCATTTTTCGGAAAAAACGTGCAGGCCATGCTGAAATTGGGCCGGGCGCAGGGCGTAGTGATGGCCGCTGCCCTGTCGCGCAATATCCCAATCGTGGAATATGCTCCCCGGCGCATCAAGCAGTCGGTAACGGGCAACGGCAACGCCAGCAAAGATCAGGTATCGCACATGGTAGGTCATCTGCTGAAAGAAGACCTCAACCCGCAATTCTTCGACGCTACCGACGCGCTTGCCATTGCCGTCTGCCACCATTTCCACGAGAACGCCCTGCCCGTTGCGCCCGGCAAAAAGAACAGGAAAGGGGCCTGGGGCGCGTTTGTGAGCGAAAATTCAGGCCGGGTTATGTAA
- a CDS encoding DUF3592 domain-containing protein — protein MTLVLYLIFFQGRRLYLFLDQKWPLGGLIAYALAFLLIVLLGLGTWLYVYDKIRDMFLVRQLNQRGISGTAVVVGHEKDARGEEDQYYVFYQFSPDFVVKYQDETKTKSWYNLPKGTSLSIVFLEQKPEVNKLLELA, from the coding sequence ATGACGCTTGTACTATACCTTATTTTCTTTCAGGGAAGAAGACTTTACCTATTTCTGGATCAGAAATGGCCATTGGGCGGCCTGATAGCGTATGCGCTGGCGTTTCTGTTGATCGTTTTACTGGGATTGGGGACGTGGCTATACGTGTACGACAAGATACGGGACATGTTTCTGGTACGACAACTTAACCAACGCGGCATAAGCGGCACTGCCGTTGTGGTTGGGCATGAAAAAGATGCGCGTGGCGAAGAGGACCAGTATTACGTTTTTTACCAGTTCAGCCCTGATTTCGTTGTCAAATACCAGGACGAAACAAAGACTAAAAGCTGGTATAATCTTCCGAAAGGCACCTCACTGAGCATTGTATTTCTTGAACAAAAACCAGAGGTGAATAAGCTACTCGAATTGGCTTGA
- a CDS encoding DUF3500 domain-containing protein encodes MKKLFPFFLLLLGLSTTVLAQPNRSLTETTNQFLATLSADERTKTQYAFTDSLRYKWTNLPVGMVPRPGIQYGSLTDKSRLAFHRVLSAMLSSQGYLKTTSIMQLDDILNTLYQQAFDRGEIDQRTLTMMQGLKWAHGNYYVSVWGQPRADQPWGLNFGGHHLALSLTTDGKNVSMSPYFIGTDPSEVKVGKYAGLRVLSKEEDYGFMLINALTEKQRATAVLKQDVPKDIITSPQGSQRITSYYGIPASQMDEGQRVLLQVLIQEYTHNFEHQKAHQLFDKILKSGLDKVHFAWVGALDNNKPHYYIINGPDFLIEYDNVGFQNDGNHIHAILREKEQDFGADLLKQHYLQTHK; translated from the coding sequence ATGAAAAAGCTCTTCCCATTTTTTTTGCTGCTCCTTGGACTGTCAACCACCGTGTTAGCCCAGCCGAACCGGTCGCTTACTGAAACGACAAACCAGTTTCTGGCTACGCTCAGTGCCGACGAACGGACCAAAACGCAGTATGCCTTCACCGATTCGCTACGCTACAAGTGGACCAACCTGCCCGTTGGCATGGTGCCGCGACCGGGTATTCAGTATGGTTCGCTGACCGATAAAAGCCGACTGGCGTTTCACCGGGTGCTGTCGGCCATGCTCAGTTCGCAGGGGTATCTGAAAACCACCAGCATCATGCAGTTAGACGACATTCTGAACACCCTCTACCAGCAGGCGTTTGACCGGGGCGAGATAGACCAGCGAACGCTTACGATGATGCAGGGGTTGAAATGGGCGCATGGCAATTACTACGTATCAGTCTGGGGACAGCCCCGCGCCGACCAACCCTGGGGTTTGAACTTCGGTGGGCATCACCTGGCCCTGAGCCTGACCACCGACGGCAAAAACGTCTCGATGTCGCCCTATTTCATTGGCACTGATCCCTCTGAGGTGAAGGTGGGAAAATATGCAGGGCTACGGGTGCTGAGCAAGGAAGAAGACTACGGTTTTATGCTCATCAACGCCCTCACCGAGAAACAGCGGGCCACCGCCGTGCTGAAACAGGACGTACCAAAAGACATTATTACCAGCCCCCAGGGAAGTCAGCGTATCACGAGTTACTACGGCATTCCGGCGTCGCAGATGGACGAAGGGCAGCGCGTGCTGCTGCAAGTGCTGATTCAGGAATACACCCACAATTTCGAGCATCAGAAAGCGCATCAGCTTTTCGACAAAATCCTGAAATCGGGTCTCGACAAGGTGCATTTCGCCTGGGTGGGCGCATTAGACAACAACAAGCCGCACTACTACATCATCAACGGTCCCGATTTCCTGATTGAATACGATAACGTTGGTTTTCAGAACGATGGCAACCACATTCACGCCATTCTACGCGAGAAAGAGCAGGACTTCGGAGCCGATTTGCTGAAGCAGCACTATCTGCAAACCCATAAGTAA
- a CDS encoding thioredoxin domain-containing protein: MPNQLINETSPYLLQHAHNPVEWYPWGEEALSRARDEDKPIIVSIGYSACHWCHVMERESFEKDSVARVMNEHFVCIKVDREERPDVDAIYMDAVQAMGVRGGWPLNVFLMPDAKPFYGVTYLPPQNWVNLLGSIRDAFADHRADLAQSAEGFATELNLSDTERYGLKQADPLFAPETLETLYRKVAVKVDDEKGGMRRSPKFPMPSIWRFLLRYYDVTGNESTLRQVTHTLDRMALGGIYDQLGGGFARYSTDDEWFAPHFEKMLYDNGQLLSLYAEAYSLTKRPLYKHVVYQTIAFAQRELLSHEGGFYSALDADSEGVEGKFYTFTTPELSEVLGDDYDWFAELHHLTEAGNWEHRNILHRTQTNEAFADRMGWSPGELTEKLDKTYARLMAVRNTRIRPGLDDKILCSWNGLMLKGLVTAYRVFGEPEFLTLALRLAYFLLKHMRDTRNGRLWHTYKQGRARQAGFLDDYAAVIDGLLALYQATFTESWLTEADQLMQYVLTNFADPNDDLLFFTDKNGEELIARRKELFDNVIPSSNSMMAENLFTLSLLLDRPTYAERADRMLGRVQPLVQQNADYLTNWAAQFALRTYPTAEIALVGPDADAFRADIDAEFFPNKVLSGTTDQSTLPLLQQRGPIDGKTAIYVCYNRACQLPVMRVAEMWQLVK; the protein is encoded by the coding sequence GTGCCGAATCAACTCATCAACGAGACCAGCCCTTATTTGCTGCAACACGCCCACAACCCCGTCGAGTGGTATCCATGGGGCGAAGAAGCACTCAGCCGCGCCCGCGACGAAGACAAGCCGATTATAGTCAGCATTGGCTATTCGGCCTGCCATTGGTGCCATGTCATGGAACGCGAATCGTTCGAGAAAGACAGTGTGGCGCGGGTCATGAATGAACATTTCGTCTGTATCAAAGTAGACCGCGAAGAACGGCCCGACGTCGATGCTATTTATATGGATGCCGTACAGGCGATGGGCGTGCGGGGCGGCTGGCCGCTCAATGTATTTCTGATGCCCGACGCCAAACCGTTTTACGGTGTTACCTACCTCCCACCCCAGAACTGGGTGAACCTGCTGGGCAGCATCCGCGACGCTTTCGCCGATCACCGCGCCGACCTCGCGCAGTCGGCAGAGGGGTTTGCTACCGAGTTGAATTTGTCGGACACTGAACGCTACGGGCTGAAACAAGCCGATCCGCTGTTTGCCCCCGAAACGCTCGAAACGCTGTACCGAAAAGTAGCCGTAAAAGTCGACGACGAGAAGGGCGGTATGCGCCGTTCGCCCAAGTTTCCGATGCCCAGCATCTGGCGGTTTCTGCTGCGGTATTACGATGTAACGGGTAATGAAAGCACCCTGCGCCAGGTAACGCATACCCTCGACCGCATGGCCCTCGGCGGCATCTACGACCAACTGGGGGGCGGTTTTGCCCGCTACTCGACAGACGATGAGTGGTTTGCACCCCACTTTGAAAAGATGCTGTACGATAACGGCCAGTTGCTCTCGCTCTACGCCGAAGCCTACAGCCTGACCAAACGTCCGCTCTACAAACACGTTGTTTACCAGACTATTGCCTTTGCCCAGCGCGAACTGCTCAGCCACGAAGGTGGCTTCTATTCGGCCCTCGATGCCGACAGCGAAGGCGTTGAAGGCAAGTTTTACACGTTTACGACGCCTGAGTTGAGCGAGGTGTTGGGCGACGATTATGACTGGTTCGCCGAGTTGCATCACCTGACCGAAGCGGGTAACTGGGAACACCGTAACATACTGCACCGCACCCAAACCAACGAAGCGTTTGCCGACCGCATGGGCTGGTCGCCGGGTGAGCTAACCGAAAAGCTCGACAAAACATACGCCCGGCTGATGGCCGTTCGGAATACGCGCATCCGGCCCGGCTTAGACGACAAGATTTTGTGTTCGTGGAACGGTCTGATGCTGAAAGGATTAGTTACGGCCTACCGCGTTTTTGGCGAACCAGAGTTTCTAACGCTGGCCCTGCGACTGGCCTACTTCCTGCTCAAACACATGCGCGACACCCGCAACGGGCGGCTTTGGCATACTTATAAACAGGGCCGGGCCAGACAAGCGGGTTTCTTAGACGATTACGCGGCTGTCATCGACGGATTGCTGGCTCTATATCAGGCCACGTTTACCGAAAGCTGGCTCACCGAAGCCGACCAACTGATGCAGTACGTGCTGACGAATTTTGCCGACCCCAACGACGACCTGCTGTTTTTTACCGACAAAAACGGTGAAGAACTCATTGCCCGGCGTAAAGAACTATTCGACAACGTTATTCCATCATCGAACTCGATGATGGCCGAAAATCTGTTCACACTCAGCCTGTTGCTCGACCGCCCCACCTACGCCGAACGCGCCGACCGGATGCTGGGACGCGTGCAGCCGCTGGTACAGCAAAACGCCGATTACCTGACCAACTGGGCCGCGCAGTTCGCGCTTCGCACCTACCCAACCGCCGAAATCGCCCTTGTTGGTCCCGACGCCGACGCCTTCCGGGCTGACATCGATGCGGAGTTTTTCCCGAACAAAGTGCTAAGTGGCACTACCGACCAAAGTACCCTGCCGTTGCTACAACAGCGCGGACCAATCGACGGTAAAACCGCTATTTACGTGTGCTACAACCGCGCCTGTCAGTTGCCCGTTATGCGTGTGGCCGAGATGTGGCAATTAGTGAAGTAA
- a CDS encoding T9SS type A sorting domain-containing protein: protein MRVRLGYSLTLWIHVWFIGQQPLIAQSQCADRLTFTPVSQSNRIEWDKFPAFTLPFPVVYAGPRFGDTQARPLRHGFSHIESVADAEAGSVVQPGQRSITYYGIATGLNQPWELIDSPWANDLTAYRAKWEQWLAGVSGGRRNAAGKYIIPASRLTIDVERIAETDSRILRLKQDNRVPAQFRQLPDSEFVLTYKKAIRNLYAEALGYIRRNADLTGVVVSSYADTPILNNYLNVIGNTWADWTTNLNRVNYLVKDSTERAVGGPFYTQLDALSPSAYYYYDYPNQLAQDYLAYLLFQVEANRAWSNKPVVPWVWMRYHNSTPFYPRMVQPFMAEATAIFPFFSGAAGLWLWENPSVETTNTDNYAAYEHFIHGLYRLSRFSDMFQGSYERVIETPARDLMDKRAPVWRGVVKNNAILIAAQNPYAADGARTSLTVRYKNAWQRTIELTGREVYLCKFDMGTVTAIEPTQPDIEVFPNPAVSELTIRFGQTPATDTELVLQNTAGRTVAQKIAHTSAETLNVAGLPAGLYLLRVTNEQGSQTRKVVIAR, encoded by the coding sequence ATGCGCGTTCGACTCGGCTATTCTCTTACGTTATGGATACATGTTTGGTTCATCGGTCAGCAACCACTGATTGCACAAAGTCAGTGCGCCGACCGGCTGACCTTCACACCGGTAAGTCAGTCGAACCGGATTGAGTGGGATAAATTTCCGGCATTTACGCTACCCTTCCCGGTCGTATATGCAGGGCCGCGCTTCGGCGATACGCAGGCCCGACCACTCCGGCATGGCTTCAGTCATATCGAGTCGGTAGCCGACGCCGAAGCGGGATCAGTGGTGCAGCCGGGGCAGCGGTCTATCACCTATTATGGCATTGCTACGGGGCTTAATCAACCCTGGGAACTCATCGACAGCCCGTGGGCCAACGACCTCACGGCATACCGGGCCAAGTGGGAACAATGGCTGGCAGGCGTATCGGGCGGACGCCGGAACGCTGCCGGTAAATACATCATTCCGGCCAGTCGGCTTACTATCGATGTTGAGCGCATTGCCGAAACCGACAGCCGGATTTTACGGCTTAAGCAAGACAACCGCGTACCGGCCCAATTCCGCCAACTACCTGACAGTGAGTTTGTTTTAACCTATAAAAAAGCCATCCGCAACCTGTATGCCGAAGCCCTCGGCTACATCCGCCGAAACGCCGACCTGACAGGCGTTGTGGTCAGCAGCTACGCCGATACGCCCATTCTGAACAATTACTTGAACGTGATTGGCAATACGTGGGCCGACTGGACAACGAACCTCAACCGGGTGAATTATTTAGTAAAAGATTCTACCGAACGTGCGGTGGGCGGTCCGTTCTACACGCAGTTGGACGCGCTTTCGCCGTCGGCTTATTACTATTACGATTATCCGAACCAACTGGCGCAGGATTATCTGGCGTATCTGTTGTTTCAGGTTGAAGCCAACCGGGCGTGGAGCAATAAGCCGGTGGTGCCGTGGGTCTGGATGCGGTATCACAACAGTACTCCGTTCTATCCGCGTATGGTGCAGCCGTTTATGGCCGAAGCCACCGCTATTTTCCCGTTTTTTTCAGGTGCCGCCGGGTTGTGGCTTTGGGAGAATCCGAGCGTAGAGACCACCAATACCGACAATTACGCAGCCTACGAGCATTTTATTCACGGCCTGTATCGGCTGTCGCGCTTTTCAGACATGTTTCAGGGCAGTTACGAACGCGTGATCGAAACGCCCGCCCGCGACCTGATGGACAAACGGGCACCTGTTTGGCGGGGCGTTGTGAAAAATAACGCAATTCTCATTGCAGCCCAGAACCCCTACGCTGCCGATGGAGCCAGAACAAGCCTGACCGTGCGCTATAAAAACGCCTGGCAACGTACTATCGAACTGACAGGCCGCGAGGTCTATCTGTGTAAATTCGATATGGGCACCGTTACAGCTATTGAACCTACCCAGCCCGACATAGAGGTATTTCCCAATCCGGCTGTTTCTGAACTAACGATACGATTCGGCCAAACACCAGCGACCGATACGGAGTTGGTACTACAGAATACTGCCGGACGTACCGTAGCGCAGAAAATAGCCCACACTTCAGCCGAAACGCTGAATGTGGCTGGCCTGCCCGCTGGTCTGTACCTGCTTCGCGTAACAAACGAACAGGGTAGCCAAACCCGTAAGGTTGTCATTGCGCGGTGA